The following are from one region of the Geoalkalibacter subterraneus genome:
- a CDS encoding YlcI/YnfO family protein produces MKTATLPPLRVDPELRREAESVLQNGETLSSFMEKSLRSSIEHRKMQQEFIARGLASRDEARKTGEYFAAKDVLDEMSDMLAQAEAKARK; encoded by the coding sequence ATGAAAACAGCCACATTGCCACCCCTTCGGGTTGACCCAGAACTGCGCCGTGAGGCCGAAAGTGTTTTGCAAAACGGTGAAACCTTGTCGAGTTTCATGGAAAAATCTCTACGTTCCAGTATAGAGCACCGAAAAATGCAGCAGGAGTTCATCGCCAGGGGCTTGGCTTCACGCGATGAAGCACGAAAAACCGGAGAGTATTTCGCGGCCAAGGATGTCCTGGATGAAATGAGCGACATGCTTGCCCAGGCCGAGGCTAAAGCCCGCAAGTGA
- a CDS encoding type II toxin-antitoxin system RelE/ParE family toxin — translation MSYKVRYTKAAREDLLRLYDFLLGKDLQAARRALEAIRKGIVFLQDFPFTCRKATPENPFLREMIISFGAGGYVVLFEIEDEKTVTILAVRHQREEDYH, via the coding sequence GTGAGTTATAAAGTACGCTATACCAAGGCTGCCAGGGAAGATCTCCTGCGTCTCTATGATTTTCTCTTGGGAAAGGACCTTCAGGCCGCACGCAGAGCTCTTGAGGCCATTCGGAAGGGAATAGTTTTTCTGCAGGATTTTCCTTTCACCTGTCGCAAGGCGACCCCTGAAAATCCTTTTTTACGGGAGATGATAATTTCTTTTGGTGCCGGTGGGTATGTCGTTCTCTTTGAGATCGAGGATGAAAAAACAGTGACCATCCTTGCCGTCCGTCATCAACGCGAAGAAGATTACCACTAA
- a CDS encoding Fic family protein: MKRELQGRYVPISTVGEKAQAFVPAPLPPRPPIDWTPELRSKFDQALLALGRLDSVSTLLPDTSLFLYMYVRKEAVLSSMIEGTRSSLSDLLLFELDQEPGVPLDDVREVSNYVAALDHGLRRLEEGLPLSLRLLREIHDVLLANGRGSGQTPGEFRRSQNWIGGTRPGNAAFVPPPAEEVLGCMGQLEFFLHDQPEPTPVLLKAALAHVQFETIHPFLDGNGRLGRLLITLLLCEQKVLREPMLYLSLYFKTHRQYYYELLNNVRMTGDWEAWLDFFAEAVIVTASQAVETAQQLLDLSSQDRDKISGLGRAAASTLQVHRALMEHPIATSASLVKKTGITPATVNRALAHLEQLGIVKELTAQKRNRLFSYAGYIEIMSRGTELPDR, translated from the coding sequence GTGAAGCGTGAACTTCAAGGCAGATACGTGCCCATATCGACGGTGGGTGAGAAGGCCCAGGCCTTTGTCCCCGCGCCACTGCCACCGCGGCCGCCCATTGACTGGACCCCGGAGCTCCGAAGCAAGTTCGATCAGGCACTGCTGGCACTCGGGCGGCTGGACAGCGTCTCGACCCTGCTGCCGGACACCTCGCTGTTCCTCTACATGTACGTGCGAAAAGAAGCGGTGCTCTCCTCCATGATTGAGGGGACCCGGTCCTCGCTGTCAGATCTGCTGCTGTTCGAGCTGGATCAGGAGCCCGGCGTGCCTCTGGATGACGTGCGAGAGGTCAGCAACTATGTCGCCGCCCTCGACCATGGACTGCGTCGATTAGAAGAAGGGCTACCGTTGTCGCTACGGTTGTTGCGGGAGATCCACGACGTTTTACTGGCCAACGGCCGGGGCAGCGGTCAGACCCCGGGAGAGTTTCGCCGCAGCCAGAACTGGATCGGTGGCACCCGACCGGGGAATGCGGCCTTTGTTCCGCCTCCAGCCGAAGAGGTTCTGGGGTGCATGGGTCAGCTTGAATTCTTCCTCCATGACCAGCCGGAGCCGACTCCGGTATTGCTCAAGGCGGCGTTGGCCCATGTACAGTTCGAGACGATCCACCCATTTCTGGATGGTAATGGCCGTCTGGGACGTCTGCTGATCACGCTGCTGTTATGCGAGCAGAAGGTGCTGCGAGAACCGATGCTCTACCTCAGCCTCTACTTCAAGACACATCGCCAGTATTACTACGAGCTGCTCAACAACGTGCGTATGACCGGCGACTGGGAAGCCTGGCTCGATTTTTTTGCCGAGGCGGTCATCGTAACGGCCTCCCAGGCAGTGGAAACGGCCCAGCAGCTTCTCGACTTGTCAAGCCAGGATCGTGACAAGATCAGTGGCCTTGGCCGAGCGGCGGCATCCACTCTGCAGGTCCATCGGGCACTCATGGAACATCCCATCGCCACCTCGGCCTCGCTGGTAAAAAAAACCGGCATCACCCCGGCAACGGTCAACCGTGCGCTCGCCCACCTGGAGCAGCTCGGCATCGTGAAGGAGCTGACCGCCCAGAAGCGTAACCGTCTTTTCAGCTATGCAGGGTATATCGAGATCATGAGTCGCGGCACAGAGCTGCCGGACAGATAG
- a CDS encoding DsrE family protein, with amino-acid sequence MKRFRQLSDREIRQTKKDAKTSLPNFPKAVIVFHDEAVKFLSTDRKGSKEENDTLDKIAETIRQAKKDGVKMEVCMYAVKIFGVDPDTIMPEIEKVENGWISVSGYQAQGYSLITVP; translated from the coding sequence TTGAAAAGATTCCGGCAGCTTTCAGATAGGGAGATAAGACAGACTAAAAAGGACGCAAAAACATCGCTTCCGAATTTTCCCAAAGCAGTCATCGTCTTCCATGACGAAGCGGTCAAATTCCTTTCCACCGATCGCAAGGGGAGCAAGGAGGAAAATGATACGCTTGATAAAATCGCCGAAACGATTCGCCAGGCTAAAAAAGACGGGGTCAAAATGGAAGTCTGTATGTATGCCGTCAAGATCTTTGGCGTCGATCCCGATACCATCATGCCCGAGATCGAAAAAGTCGAAAACGGTTGGATCTCCGTTTCCGGCTATCAGGCTCAGGGTTACTCCTTGATTACCGTACCGTAA
- a CDS encoding type II toxin-antitoxin system Phd/YefM family antitoxin: MAIKFSEDIVPLADVKVNPGKIIRRTRESHRPILLTSRGRGVAVMQSLEDFELAEEEKAFMRAVVDGLSDLDNDRQVDLDTAKKRLGL, encoded by the coding sequence ATGGCCATCAAGTTTTCAGAAGATATCGTTCCACTGGCAGATGTAAAGGTAAATCCTGGAAAGATTATCCGTCGGACCAGGGAGTCCCATCGGCCCATTCTATTGACTAGCCGTGGCCGAGGCGTTGCCGTTATGCAATCGCTTGAGGATTTCGAGTTGGCAGAAGAAGAAAAGGCTTTTATGCGGGCAGTTGTCGATGGTCTTAGCGATCTGGACAACGATCGGCAGGTCGATCTTGACACGGCAAAAAAACGGTTGGGCCTGTAA
- a CDS encoding YheU family protein, which translates to MTRGKNTTQIEDGIEVPYGQINPETLRRMIQEFVSRDGADWGDPGCTLEEKVEQVCRQLKNKKARIVYDQKTETVNIVVSP; encoded by the coding sequence GTGACACGGGGGAAAAATACCACACAGATTGAAGACGGAATCGAAGTCCCGTACGGGCAGATCAACCCGGAGACACTGCGCCGCATGATTCAGGAGTTTGTGAGCAGGGACGGAGCGGACTGGGGTGACCCCGGATGCACGCTGGAGGAAAAGGTCGAGCAGGTTTGTCGGCAGTTGAAAAACAAAAAAGCCAGAATCGTATATGATCAGAAAACAGAAACAGTGAATATCGTCGTCAGTCCTTAA
- a CDS encoding type II toxin-antitoxin system RelE/ParE family toxin — MSKVFQVIIAESAVTDLEEIREYYLEQQVPEVGDRFVREIIALIEDLPSHPDRGRVVPEFNQSRLRELIHPPYRIVYRRDPQSISIVRVWRSERLMRLPQSDKSPSF, encoded by the coding sequence ATGTCCAAGGTTTTTCAAGTTATAATTGCCGAATCAGCGGTCACGGATCTGGAAGAAATCCGCGAGTATTATTTGGAGCAACAGGTTCCAGAGGTCGGAGATCGTTTCGTGCGCGAGATCATCGCCTTAATTGAAGACCTACCATCGCATCCAGACAGAGGTAGAGTTGTTCCTGAGTTTAACCAATCCAGGCTCCGAGAGCTGATTCACCCCCCGTACCGAATCGTTTACCGCCGCGACCCGCAAAGTATCAGCATTGTCCGTGTCTGGCGAAGTGAACGGTTGATGCGTCTTCCGCAGTCCGACAAGTCACCGTCTTTTTGA
- a CDS encoding ATP-binding protein — METARLLEILASYNRFWTTGHLDAGIRRDLLPQCLSQVDTKEIVVLKGVRRCGKSTLLAQVMDALLQGGIRPQQLLRVNLEEPLFTAEASVELLEQIYRTWRERVCPEGKGYLFLDEIQNIPGWEGWVRGRSDTEDVKIFVTGSSAQMLSREIGTKLTGRQVSFEVYPLSFSEFLRFKGVEVQSELEYISNKTLIRHHFFDYLKYGGFPEVALRQDDADRELLLKNYFEDILYRDIVTRHEIRDVANLRNLAVFLLTNNTKPTSLNKLKGNFSISQDKTENYLSAILESYLTFQLQRFSWSLKSVQRAGFKPYAIDTGLRNRVAFSFSAETGRLVENVVHNHLRRCHEEIYFAIDGGETDFIVKEGLKIVRRIQVWYEDAPQSEIPERELAAFEKLQGDDAECLLLTNDLEKDTEIGPTKVRCLPVVKYLLLGK; from the coding sequence ATGGAAACGGCGCGACTTCTCGAAATTCTTGCCAGTTATAATCGCTTCTGGACGACCGGGCATCTCGATGCTGGGATCAGGAGGGATCTGTTGCCGCAGTGTCTGTCACAGGTAGACACCAAGGAGATCGTGGTCCTGAAGGGGGTGCGTCGCTGCGGCAAGTCGACGCTGCTGGCACAGGTCATGGATGCGCTCCTGCAAGGGGGGATCCGTCCACAACAGTTACTGAGGGTCAATCTGGAGGAGCCTCTCTTTACAGCCGAAGCATCGGTCGAGTTGTTGGAACAGATCTATCGCACCTGGCGGGAACGCGTTTGCCCGGAAGGCAAAGGGTATCTCTTTCTTGACGAGATACAGAACATCCCCGGCTGGGAGGGATGGGTGCGTGGCCGTAGCGATACCGAGGACGTGAAAATCTTCGTCACCGGCTCCTCGGCACAGATGCTCTCCCGCGAGATCGGCACCAAGCTTACCGGCCGACAGGTCTCTTTCGAGGTCTATCCTCTATCATTCAGTGAATTCCTCCGTTTCAAGGGGGTGGAAGTTCAGTCAGAACTTGAATATATCTCAAACAAAACCTTGATTCGACATCATTTTTTCGACTACCTGAAGTACGGTGGTTTTCCCGAGGTGGCTCTCAGGCAGGACGATGCCGACAGGGAACTTCTGCTGAAGAATTACTTTGAAGATATTCTTTATCGGGACATCGTGACCCGCCATGAGATCCGTGATGTTGCCAACCTTCGCAACCTCGCAGTCTTTCTTCTGACAAACAACACCAAGCCGACCAGCCTCAACAAACTCAAGGGCAACTTTTCCATCTCCCAGGACAAGACCGAGAATTACCTTTCGGCAATTCTGGAGAGTTATCTGACCTTTCAGCTGCAGAGGTTCAGTTGGTCTCTCAAGAGCGTACAGCGGGCTGGATTCAAGCCCTACGCCATCGACACGGGCTTGCGCAACCGGGTGGCTTTTTCCTTTTCCGCCGAAACAGGGCGTCTGGTTGAGAACGTTGTCCACAATCACCTGCGCCGCTGTCACGAAGAGATCTACTTTGCGATCGACGGGGGGGAGACCGACTTCATCGTCAAGGAGGGGCTGAAGATCGTCCGGCGCATTCAGGTCTGGTATGAGGATGCACCGCAGTCGGAGATTCCTGAGCGCGAACTGGCCGCCTTTGAAAAGTTGCAAGGGGATGACGCGGAGTGTCTGTTGCTCACCAACGACCTGGAGAAGGATACGGAAATCGGGCCAACAAAAGTGCGATGTCTGCCGGTGGTGAAGTATTTGTTGTTGGGAAAATAA